The genome window GAGGTCGGCGCGCTCGCCGAGGCGAGGCGCGGCCACCTCGCCCTCGATTACACCTGCATGAAGTGGGTACAGCTCTCGAGCAAGGTGAGCAACTCCCATTCTGAGATCGTACAGCTTAACGTTGTGTTGGTATGTTTCCATATCTTGTGCTTGTGTTTGCCCTTAGCAGAATAAGAGGAAGGCTGGGAGCTCGCTGCTCGTGCTTGGAACAGGCAGTGGGGATGTGCTGACGCTCGATGTCGCCGCAGGACAGTGGAAGTGGAGGCTCAGCGATTGCCACCCAGGGTATGTTGGTGTATGCATgttttcctctccttttctttttctttcacaagATGGTAGGAGAAACTGAGAAACCCCAGTTTCATTCGCTCAAACAACCACATCTGGGTACAGAATCTTCTGTTACCATACCAACAAGAGAGAAGCATAAGCACATAGCCAAGCATACCCAGATTGTAGGCTTGTAGCTTTGATCTGCCCCTATTTAGAATTTCCATGGTAAGGTTAATCTATGCAAGCTTGAGCTCAAATGTGTTCACTTATGTAGGGGTACAATTTTGATGTGTTCAGGGGCGTGACGGTGGTAGCATACTCAAAGCATGGGCGGATTGTGTACACTGCAGGCACTGATGGCATGGTCTGTAAGATTGATGCCTCAGATGGGTCTGTTTTAGGGaaatttagatcatcttcaaAAGCAATATCTGCACTAGCTGTGTCACCAGGTATCGATGTTGAAATGATTTCTGAATTCATGACCATTTTAGTTCTACTGTACTTTCTCATGCTAATTTATGTATTGTGGATGCAATACCATCTTTGATGCGCTGACTACAAACCAGCACTAGTTAAACTTTGATGCCACTTAGTCCCTGTAGTTTGGCGAGAAATGTTACAGGATTATATCTGACATGAACATTAATTCAAAGAAGAATATCTGGCTATCTGCATTGAGGGATGATTTATTGGCATGTACATGATGTTTTTATGTCATTCAGGACTTACATGTTTTATTTATCGCTTAATATGATTAATCAATTGATATATGCTGTTTTCTGGAATGTCTATTGGTTATGCCTTTTTTGGTTGAGGTCCTTGTAGTTGTAGGATCCAACGTTTATCTGAATGTATATGTCTTAGCAAATCATGCATATGCATATACTCATTCCATATCCAACATATTTGTACCATTCTTCACAATAATGAAATGCAGCTTGTACTTGAATTTATCAGATGGAAAGATTTTAGCAACAGCAGCTGGCCAGTTGAGAACCTTTGGTACTTCTGACAACAAAAAGATTCAAAAATTCTCTGGGCACGCAGTGAGTATCTTTTCTTCTCTCAGCTACTGGTGTTCCTTTTCTGAGACTAGTTCCTGCAGTTCCGCTCttattttatgttttcaaatgcCCACCTTTTGGTATTTCATACACACATATACCTTTTAGGTTGCTGTGAGGAGCATGATTTTTAGCAATGATGGCCAGTATGTTCTGTCATCTGGCATTGGAGAACGTTATATTGCCATTTGGAAGTTGGGTGGTGGTAAAAGTCAAAGTTCAAGCTGTATACTGTCGATGGAGCACCCAGCAATCTTCGTGGACTGTAAATGTTTGGATGAAGGAGAAATACACATTTTGGCTATTTCTGAGATCGGTATCGGCTATTTCTGGTCTGGGAATAGTGTGGATGACCTGCGTAATAAGAagcctaccaagatttcattatCTGAGTCCTCTCTGTCAAGAGCTCAGCAGGCATTCTCGATATTTGCCGCAAAACTTCAAGGAGTTGATGGACCTAATTCTGCTCATGTTCTGCTGGCTTATGGGTCTGTAGTGAAACCATCTTTTGATAAACTTCTGGTTTGTTATGGTACGGATATTAATTTGGGTATATCTCAAGATGGAGTTCTCTTACCAAATATTCAAACCACCATCCCAAAGAAAGGTCAATCTGCGAAGAAGCAAGGTATACTGGTAGTGTTCATCAATTATGGGGAAAAATTGATCTTGCTTCTTTGCTTCGCCCATTCTGTGGGAGTTACACAAATCATAACTCACTTGAAGGTTTTAGTAGCTAGAATCAACTACTGGCTTTGTGCTTTAATTTCTGCAATTCTCAAAAGGATGAAGCATGGAAGCATCTTTGGAATTTAATGTTTGCAGACCATATTTGACTGAAGCTAGATCTGTTCCATAACCCTTCAATTTTTCTTGTTCCCATGCCTTTATTTCAGAAGGCTCAAACAATATTTGGTGGCTACTCTTGTGCTGAATTTTGATTCTTTTCTTATAGAAACTGTCACTGCTCTAGATCGAGCCAATGCAGAAGATGCCATCCTTCCTCTTGTTAAGCTCCATAcacaggaaaagaaaaggaaacatgGTGCAACAAAACCCAGTGGTGACATTGAGCCTGCGGTTCATAGTGACCTCACCACTACAAGATCAATTCAGAAAAGAGGTAAATTATCTGTTAGTAGTATCTTCTTCGTTTCCTGTAGTGCATAAGCAATGAAATTCAGCAACTTGTTTTTCTGGATATTTTGAACTTAACATAAGCTATTGTTTCCCAATTCCCATACACAGCTACAAATTGTTGGTTGCTATTCGCTAGAAGTTATcttggttttttttaatttttttttttacttgtatgGATCTTTTATTCAATTTTCAGTATGTTGCTGTCTATTAAACAGCTCAATAAcgtcactcttttttttttcttgtttagtTCCTGTGCAAAGAATTGAAGATGACAGCATATGCATTGAAGACATGATGA of Phragmites australis chromosome 3, lpPhrAust1.1, whole genome shotgun sequence contains these proteins:
- the LOC133912313 gene encoding uncharacterized protein LOC133912313 isoform X2 yields the protein MAPIATPIRDLLTSFSPAADFLALSSGDGRIKVWDAVRGRLQTEFADIPAVEVGALAEARRGHLALDYTCMKWVQLSSKNKRKAGSSLLVLGTGSGDVLTLDVAAGQWKWRLSDCHPGGVTVVAYSKHGRIVYTAGTDGMVCKIDASDGSVLGKFRSSSKAISALAVSPDGKILATAAGQLRTFGTSDNKKIQKFSGHAVAVRSMIFSNDGQYVLSSGIGERYIAIWKLGGGKSQSSSCILSMEHPAIFVDCKCLDEGEIHILAISEIGIGYFWSGNSVDDLRNKKPTKISLSESSLSRAQQAFSIFAAKLQGVDGPNSAHVLLAYGSVVKPSFDKLLVCYGTDINLGISQDGVLLPNIQTTIPKKGQSAKKQETVTALDRANAEDAILPLVKLHTQEKKRKHGATKPSGDIEPAVHSDLTTTRSIQKRVPVQRIEDDSICIEDMMRKCCVIDTRVDRSTEGHAGIPTNILSDLFGSGSIKVDANLPSKKIRVHLRSLKPGDACKLLDKLVSAWISRSGSTELVLRWIYCLLVIHGRFISSEKSTKVISNLEKMCAERYTAAENLLKLSGRLRLIMAQVNTVANNISDPPSEEMQDAAAVDSDEEDEIDETVFGQDSDLSQNSDDDDE
- the LOC133912313 gene encoding uncharacterized protein LOC133912313 isoform X1, whose product is MAPIATPIRDLLTSFSPAADFLALSSGDGRIKVWDAVRGRLQTEFADIPAVEVGALAEARRGHLALDYTCMKWVQLSSKQNKRKAGSSLLVLGTGSGDVLTLDVAAGQWKWRLSDCHPGGVTVVAYSKHGRIVYTAGTDGMVCKIDASDGSVLGKFRSSSKAISALAVSPDGKILATAAGQLRTFGTSDNKKIQKFSGHAVAVRSMIFSNDGQYVLSSGIGERYIAIWKLGGGKSQSSSCILSMEHPAIFVDCKCLDEGEIHILAISEIGIGYFWSGNSVDDLRNKKPTKISLSESSLSRAQQAFSIFAAKLQGVDGPNSAHVLLAYGSVVKPSFDKLLVCYGTDINLGISQDGVLLPNIQTTIPKKGQSAKKQETVTALDRANAEDAILPLVKLHTQEKKRKHGATKPSGDIEPAVHSDLTTTRSIQKRVPVQRIEDDSICIEDMMRKCCVIDTRVDRSTEGHAGIPTNILSDLFGSGSIKVDANLPSKKIRVHLRSLKPGDACKLLDKLVSAWISRSGSTELVLRWIYCLLVIHGRFISSEKSTKVISNLEKMCAERYTAAENLLKLSGRLRLIMAQVNTVANNISDPPSEEMQDAAAVDSDEEDEIDETVFGQDSDLSQNSDDDDE